In Malus sylvestris chromosome 2, drMalSylv7.2, whole genome shotgun sequence, the genomic stretch AGGTTAAAGGGGTTTTGGGTTTGCCAATTGGGCCTATTCCATGGCCCAATGCCCGAGTTAGGGTTTTACAAATATGGGTTTAGGTTTAGATAGGGTTGAAAGCCTTGGGTTTAGTTCTGGGCTAGCCCAAGGGTCTTTAGGCTTAACATGTTATGAAGTTGGGCTGCCCAAAAGGGCTGGGTTCCATGGCCATGGGTCGGCCGGTCTCGCCAAAGAAGAAAGTCGTAGCCTCCAAGCTCTGGACAACCCATAACTCAACTAAACTCATCAACccatataccaaaatgaagctacgAAGGAGGGGAAGAATAATATACCTATCACGGGGCCAATCGTGGCAAAAAAAAGGCCTGCAGCACACAGTTCAATCGCTGAAAAATGGGGAGAGTTTCCCCTGACCTGTTCTGCGTCCAACTAATGTACACAACATCAAACCTAccctaaactttaaaacacaccCCACAAGGTTTTAGAGTCTTACCCTTGGTCATAGACGGCGGAACACTTCGGGGAAGGTTGCACGGTGACTGGAAAGAGAGGAGCTTGGGGGGAGGGGCTCCTCCATCGGTCCTGGATTCGTGGGACTTGCAGAGGATGTGGGGAGGGGTGAGCTGATAGTGGTGCAGAGAAGAGGGCTCAAGGAGCTTAGGGGAGAAGGAAAGAAAAGTGGAGAGGGGTGAGTAAGGTCCGAGAGAGAGTtttggggggagagagagaagagagaaccgggagagagaggagagaagaaGAGGGAAACATAGAGGATTGCCACATGGCAGCCATAGGGAAAAGGAGACCGGGGAATCAAAAAGAGAAAGTGGTCCCACCCCGCTCACCATTTAAGGTCCCAAAAGcaattccaaaataaaaaatatcccTTTTTTCGTGAAATTACATAAATGCCTTCTCGATTCAAAATCTATTTAATTAatcgggacgggttgtcacattgTTCAACCCAAAATCTAGGATTGTTGTTTTTATGGTTTTAAAAGATGAAGATTAGAAGAATTTAAGTGCtttagttgaagaaggaaattgtACATATTCATGTATGACCCATATTGCTTCCTCTCTCTTTCACCTATCTGATCCGTTGGGAGTTTGATCTCTTATCAATTGGTATTTTCTATAGGTGGCATGATGGGACAATCCCATCAAAGTTCCATCGTGTTTGAAGTGGGCTCCTCCCAGAGACATGTTCATTGTATGATATTCAAGGTTTATTTTCTGATGCAATTGCTATAGCCTATACACATTAaccacaaaatttatttcaaaatCTTTATTATTGGTTTTTGCATTATTTGTTGGGAAATATCCATTCCCTTATGTGcttataattttttatgcaaGGAAAACAAGCAAGTTGGGAAATATTTGTGTTccttaaaaaattatgattactaatttatttcctttatttCAATGTGAATGCCGCTACATAAAATCTACTTAACTAATGGACATGACCTAGTGTTTGGCTGCGGTGAAGTTTTGGTTGGTAAGGTCCTCCTACGACTCATGTGAATCAGTTGCACAATGATTTTATTGTTCGAATTTCATCTTTTGCTTGAGTGCTTGAGTGCTTCAATGTTTGAATTAGATATTTCAAATTGTACGTGAATTGTAGTCCATtagggaaaattttattaaaatgtaaTGGATGCCTTTTGGGTAATAATGCATATCAAGACCTTTGAATTTGTTGATTCAGATGTTTGAACACGGTTGAAACTCACTATGTTGTTTTTGCAGTTTGATTATGAATTGTTAATTATAGTTGGCTAATTTTGTTACTAAGAGTTTAGGGCCAATTAACAAATCTATTGAGTGATTTGTAAGGGTCTAGAAGCAAACCTTTTGGAGAAGTTGAAGTTATTTGAAGTAAACTGATAAAATTTGACTATCATGGccaacatgtttttttttttactattgacAACTTCTCAACCATATTTACTAATTGCAAGAATTGGTTGCATTTGAAACCTGCAACATCGGGTGGACAATTTTTGCTAGTTCTAAATTAAAATTATGGACGGTTTGGATAATTGACAAAAGTTGTAGAGTAAGCTACACAAGTGCCAACTTACACAAATGATTCATGGCCGCCGAGACATTCAAATCAAGTATATAATGTGTGATGAACCCATCTTATGTTAAGTTGCTCTCCATATAACAAAAGATTGGTGCTATATCGATCCACTGTCTTATCTCCCCACCCACCTTATATTTTCACCCATcataaaaagtgaaaaaaattgATAAACTCTTTCCCCACCTACCATTATTCTCAAATAGTTCTTCAATTTTtccttaatataaaaaaattattattatttaagaaaaataacaattatCATTAAACAAATTACTCAGCAACTCCAAATATAACCAAGAGAAGAGAGATATTTTTACCTATTTTTAGTAAACTTTGTAGAAGTAGAATATGATTGAAGTGTACAAGTAATCCTTTAAAGGGCTGCGGATAAATAGGTCAATCAAACCATAAACGAAGAATAATAAGATAAttatccttaaaaaaaatagcGGAATTCATTCGGCCATTCCAAGAGCACTTTCTCATATTCTCATGAGTCGGACAATATTATGTTATTTCCaatgattgttttagttttatttatgttaatCGTTAGAGTCATAGGAATCCATTTCTTCAATCAAGAAGGAATAAATTTGGATATATTATCCAAGTACATTGCCCCTTTAGTGAACAAGAGAACGACTTTGTATAGAAACCCTCAACCCGTGTTTGTTGCTCTACTAGGCTCACAATTATttcattatattttttaattcaagCTCAAAAGAATATATGTATGGAGCTATGTCAACTTGTGTACGTCTTGTTCACCAAAACAATTTCCAGAACCGTCACTACTAACACCCCCAAATTCTCAGCCAACCACACCACCACCCAGCGTTCGTCTTCAATCGCCTACCATCACAGCATCACCATGTCTCAAAAACAGCTCTGTATCCAATCTCTATCGTTTCCCAATTTGAATTCATACCACATAGGGGAGAGTGATTaaatttgataagtaaataaaGTTCATTGATTGCCAATTAGTATtacgatctagtggtatttctctttacttgtaattgaAATGTCTTTTTGaagaaacgatattatctacactaaggtgaGAGGGTAGGCTTATCTTcataatgagttagcaataatgtggtttaaattcgcctttgacgagaatcgaatataaaacctctcacttatcaTTAAAGAGAACCACTCACTTATCATTGAAGAGGAATGCATACCACTAGAACGTAGTagtaagtaaaaaaaaaaaacaagttcaGTGATTGAATAGGATAGCCCCACTGTAGTTTGGGTGGTCCCACATAGATTGCAAATTGCgaaaaatttttaattgtgaccgGAATATAAATGGTACATCacgtattttaataaaattgtgagaaatttcatttttaagttattaactttttagcacatatattccattatttatacaatgacacatgatgtaccacctcgtgtattgatcacattgaaaaatctttagCAAATTGCAATCCTTTCCCAAAACCCAATTGGAAAGGATAAGAAACAAGGCCACCGGCCTTCCAGTCCTCTTTCTCACTCAACCCAAAAAACCAGACAGCCATCATGTCAATCCTTTCCATTTcatcaccttcttcttcctccgctcTCCTCCCCAATGTCTCCTTCTCCTCCAAATCCTCCTCATTCCTCACCCCGCCGCTCCAAATCGCCACCCCATCGCTCGCCGTCGcaaaaaaccacaaaaaccgACTGACGGGAATAACCATGAGCATGGAGGCCGGCATTGGAGTTATGGCCACGAAGCTCGGCATGATGAGCTTCTTCGAGCCCACCGGCAAAGTCGTCCCGGTCACGGTCGTGGGTTTCAAAGAGGGCAACATCGTCACCCAGGTCAAAACCCAGGCCACCGACGGCTACGACGCCGTCCAAATCGGGTACCGGCGGGTCCGTGACCGGAAGCTAACGAAGCCCGAAATGGGTCACCTCCAGAAGGCCGGCTCGATCCCCCTTCGCCACCTCCAGGAGTTCCGGCTTCAAAACGTCCAAGGGTTCGAGCCGAACCAGAAGCTCTCGTTCGATGAGCTTTTCAACGAGGGCGACATTGTCGACGTCTCTGGAACCACAATCGGAAAGGGATTTCAGGGAGGAATCAAGCGGCACAATTTCAAGCGGGGGCAGATGACCCACGGGTCCAAGAGCCACAGAGCTCTCGGGTCTATCGGTGCCGGAACCACGCCGGGGCGGGTTTACAAGGGGAAGAAGATGCCCGGGAGAATGGGAGGAACCAAGACCAAGATTAGGAAGCTGAAGATTGTGAAGATCGATAAGGAGCTCAATGTTGTGATGATCAAAGGCGCTCTGCCTGGTAAGCCCGGAAACCTTCTCCGCATTGCTCCTGCTAAAATTGTGGGGAAGAACATTCCCAAGAGTTAGTTTGATTCCCGTTTTTGTTTAAGTTGTTTCGGTTTTGTGAATTTTTGTATCGACATTGACTCGTATGAATGTTAACTAGTGTTTTGTGAATTTATGGAAGTAGTTCACTTGATAGGAGCAAGAATAGCTGGTTTTGGTTGACTTGAATGTTAGATAGTGGAAATATGATGCTAGTCTTTTGTGAAACTATGTTTGAGTTCATTAACGCTGTTCGCGGAATATGTGATAGAAAGTTACAATTTTTGTCTTTTGGATGAATTGGGTACTCTTCGATAAACTAGGAAATCAACTAAAGAGGTGTTgtctgttttttgttttgttttgtatcaTTTGTGTCAATGATATGGCTACAATGCTACAATCATATAATTTGACATGTTTGTTTAGAGCTTATTGCAATAACTTCTTTGCTGTCCATACTGAACTGTTAATTCTTCCCATGTTCGTTTCTGGTCATTGTCCTCCGTAACTTGTTAGTTCTGGTTTGTACTCAATTAGTGCGAATGGAAGTTTGTTTCTACTTTCTTGTGAACAAAAGGCATTCATTTATTATTGGTAGCATTGGTGATATATTCACCCAATTTGGAATGACTTAATCTAAATCATTTGGGGTTGAGGAAGGCTACTCTGTTGGGTGAGTTGGGTGAAGAGAGGTTAATCTGAACTGGTACAACGAATAGCAAGATTTCGAATCTGGGTAGACTTCTTGGAAACTTGTTATTTGGTTCATAGGTAGTTTCTTGGATAAGACAGCCGTGAAATGATAACCTGCAAAGGTCCCGATAAAATCATGGAACTGAGATAGTCCCCTGAGGTAAAGCCATATGGGTTACAGCTACATATTCTGGTGGATGTGGATGGGTGGTGTGTCCTAATCCTTATCCTATCTTCACTTTTACTCCCTCGTCATCACCTTATTTAGTCCTAGGGCAAGGGGCTTTCGTGGGTACATATTTTGGAATTGTTCCTCCCGAGCGACAAAAAGCGCGCCAGTGAGAGCCTTTTTTGTTCACGTTACGATTAAATGCATTGGAAGTGTGGATGAGAAATACGTGGGGTGGTGAGCGGTTGGATTCACTCCTGCATACAGTTAGTTGCTCACGCCTTGTCATTTGAGCAAAACCGCCAATTTGGGAAGAGATAAAAGGTGTTCTATGTATGACGTGAAATGTAAGATTTTAGTCTAAAACTGTATGCAAATGTTAGGccagaaaggaaacaaaacacgAAAAACTGCAACATATCCAACATCACACAAAGCTCATCCCATCTGGTGAGGAGAAGAGATGTTTATCAGTACATCTCCATAGTCTAAACAAAACATGTTTAGCATTTTATTTTAGATAAACGAACTGATTGTTTTGGAGGACTTCAACAGAGTACGCAGAAGTTGCATCATCCTAACGGAGGCGCCTGCAGAGGGTGAGTACATCCCCAACGGAAAGATGAGCCAATACGATACAAGAATCAGCAGCTAGAAAGCTGTTCAACTCCAAGATATGTTTTCTGTTTGGTCTAGCTTTTTCATCTAGTTTCTCCTTCGGCTCCACCACTGAGCCGAACCATAACGTGTTATCGTACGCGATCATTCCACCAACCTTAACAAGCTTTAACAGTAGCTCATGATATTCCATGTACTTATCCTTGTTAGCATCAACAAATGCAAAATCAAAGCTCCCTTCTTCCTCCCCCTGtatatttgtttaaaatttcaattctctaagctaaggccatctccaaccgaagggtctagagggttagagggccgaaaatagcatGAAAACCGTCTTCAACCGAGGGTTAGGCCAGAGGGCTTTGGAATCTGGGAGGCCCCCACAGAATTGGGGAGGGCTGGCCACTTCCAGCCAGCCAGACCCGGGctggccaatttttttttttgaagtgttggatttcctgtcggttaaaaccgataGGAATAGTATAGAATATAATGAATTAAAGCTAACGACTACTAGgatatttattaattagtatTAGTGTCGATTATAACCAACACAAATACTAATTTGAATTGCAAATAGTGTTGGTTATAACTGACACAAATAGTTTGAAAAAATTTGAATAACGGCTAGCTGATTGAAGCTAGCCGttgtattcaaattttttattttttatttttgaatttaaacttttttttacttctataaatatggtgaagCTCTTTCAATTCGTCACTTCAtctgcaatatttccttcaatatatttttcaatatttccttcatctacaatatttctttcaaattttcaataatttccttcaatattttttcaataatttaaataataaattatgtttgaccctatgaccctttggccctcggttgaagacggttttttgtgatagggctaaaacgagctctctgaccctcggttggagacgaaggcaaatatgaccctgtactgttcattaaaatattaatatcttggagaatcttggagggccagagggctaaaacgagccatctgccagccattggttggagatggcctaatagTCGTTGGTTGAGATGGTACAAATAGCAGCACTCGTATATTGATCATGTAGGCTTCTAACTGCGAATCTTGCAATGTTATAAGTAAATAACGAATCTAGCCAATTTTTGTTTGACAGAAACTTACACTGGAAATGAGATCATTTAGGACTGAGAAGGCATCCGAGTGGAAGAATTTAATCTAATGATTCACTCCAGCCTTCTGAATGAACGGCAATCCAAACTCTCTTCTTTATTTGGATCGATTGCTGTAATgtgaaaatttgttttacaaacaCCATAACTAATTATAAGTGTTCATCCAGCATACATCAATTTTTTATACCAACGAtattctatttaaaaaaaatttaaactgaaATTTAAACTGCGGAAAGAGCGATATTCGAATTTGGAAGATTAAAGTACAGAGAATACTTTGCCATCAAGGGGCGGTGCAAGAGCAGTGGTGAGAAGAGAATAGCCAGTAAAAACTCCGAGCTCCCGTGTCTTCTTTGCATTCATGATTTTTAGAAGCATAGAGAGGAAAAGTCCATCAACAGGCACATTCATTATACTCCTGTGCTCCAAAATGTAACTTTTGAGGTTAATTAAGGGTCATTTTGGTTCCGGTTCCTAATCAACTTAATTGCTACACATAAACCctatttgtttaaatattttgatcgagGTCCTTAACATTATTTAAGATATttaactcatgcatttatgGGTTTAATGTCCCAcagattatgaaatttaaacaaattcaaataatatttttaaaatataataaatacttgaaaataaataatagaataatattgttcttcacaaaattatagcaaagaaaataatgtacccacataattattaacatattttaaaaaataactattgatatattttaaaacataattagcatgggtacaattagtaaaattaaaaatgggtacaaataaataaaaaaatatgggtacaaatacaaataaaacttgaaaaatatgggcacaaaaagaaattaatatatgggtacaaatt encodes the following:
- the LOC126611720 gene encoding 50S ribosomal protein L3, chloroplastic-like codes for the protein MSILSISSPSSSSALLPNVSFSSKSSSFLTPPLQIATPSLAVAKNHKNRLTGITMSMEAGIGVMATKLGMMSFFEPTGKVVPVTVVGFKEGNIVTQVKTQATDGYDAVQIGYRRVRDRKLTKPEMGHLQKAGSIPLRHLQEFRLQNVQGFEPNQKLSFDELFNEGDIVDVSGTTIGKGFQGGIKRHNFKRGQMTHGSKSHRALGSIGAGTTPGRVYKGKKMPGRMGGTKTKIRKLKIVKIDKELNVVMIKGALPGKPGNLLRIAPAKIVGKNIPKS